The Pseudomonadota bacterium genome window below encodes:
- a CDS encoding tetratricopeptide repeat protein: MADEKEKEITEKGANPPEDEPKSREEAAADMESFFAALEEKTKGVPKDELERGAEKVRKFIDGKMSWAELFNFTPEMLYQMAEHGFVQFKQGRYQDAERIFKVLTVLDWNNPYYHSVMGSILQRQKRYGEAIAEYTQALDLDANDIVSHTNRGEILMQHGLLDDAEADFERAASLDPSGENRFSNRARMLLGQIHKRRGEAKGGRASEKKRGG; this comes from the coding sequence ATGGCAGACGAAAAGGAAAAAGAGATAACCGAGAAGGGGGCAAATCCCCCTGAGGACGAGCCGAAGAGCAGGGAGGAGGCAGCGGCCGACATGGAGAGCTTCTTCGCCGCGCTGGAGGAGAAGACGAAGGGCGTGCCCAAGGACGAGCTCGAGCGCGGGGCCGAGAAGGTGCGCAAGTTCATCGACGGCAAGATGAGCTGGGCGGAGCTCTTCAACTTCACGCCGGAGATGCTCTACCAGATGGCCGAGCACGGCTTCGTGCAGTTCAAGCAGGGGCGCTACCAGGACGCGGAGCGCATATTCAAGGTGCTCACGGTGCTCGACTGGAACAACCCATACTACCACTCGGTCATGGGGTCGATCCTGCAGAGGCAGAAGCGGTACGGCGAGGCGATCGCCGAGTACACCCAGGCCCTGGATCTCGACGCGAACGACATAGTGAGCCACACCAACCGCGGCGAGATACTCATGCAGCACGGCCTGCTCGACGACGCGGAGGCCGACTTCGAGAGGGCCGCCTCGCTGGACCCGTCGGGCGAGAACCGCTTCTCCAACAGGGCCCGCATGCTTCTCGGCCAGATACACAAGAGGCGGGGGGAGGCGAAGGGGGGCAGGGCATCGGAGAAGAAGAGGGGCGGATGA